One window of Lepus europaeus isolate LE1 chromosome Y, mLepTim1.pri, whole genome shotgun sequence genomic DNA carries:
- the LOC133754099 gene encoding phospholipid phosphatase 2-like codes for PDAPPALPQLYVQARLCWKWARLLRPTVQFFLVAFALYVGYTRVSDHKHHWSDVLVGLLQGALVAGFTVRYVSDFFNPRPPRPFQEEGPERKPSLSLTLTLGEAEHNHYGYPASS; via the exons CCTGATgcacctcctgccctgccccagctgtacGTACAGGCACGGCTCTGCTGGAAGTGGGCACGGCTGCTGCGGCCCACGGTTCAGTTCTTCCTGGTGGCCTTTGCGCTCTACGTGGGCTACACCCGAGTGTCCGACCACAAGCACCACTGGAGTGACGTTCTCGTCGgcctcctgcagggggcgctggttGCTGGTTTTACT GTCCGCTACGTCTCAGACTTCTTCAATCCCCGGCCTCCGCGGCCCTTCCAGGAAGAGGGGCCGGAGCGGAAGCCCAGCCTGTCCCTGACGCTGACCCTCGGCGAGGCCGAGCACAATCACTATGGGTACCCGGCCTCCTCCTGA